TAAGACACACGCTTTAAAGCATCATTAAAAGTGCTGGCTGAAAAAATGAAATTGAGATAATCATAAGTACTGCGGTTTTTATAAGCATAGATCACACTTTTGGCATATTGCGATTTTAGCGTATCCAGCTCAACCTGTAGTCTAATAATTTCCTTAGCACTTAAATAAATATCATCATTAATCAGGTGTATTTCCTGGTTAATGTTATTTACATATTGGTTTTGAAGATTTACCTTCTTTTGGATCAGGTTCAACTGACCAATGCTTTCTTTACGCTGGCCCTTTACCTGGTTGTATATCGTTTGGATATCACTTAATTCCTTTCTAATAGCATCACGTTCGTTTTGCAGCTTGGACTTGTCTTGCTGAGCAAACGCAGCTATTCCAAAGAATAGGTTTAGGATTATTATTGCGGTTTTCTTCATTTGCATTCATTTAGTAAGGCTGTGCGTGTATAACGAACGACAGATGAATAAATTTTAGTTACGCTCGTAATTTTTGGGGATTGAAAAAGGGAAACTGACATCACCATTCCTTTCATACTGCTTAAAATCAAGCTTTATATCCAGTTTTTTCTTCTCAGAAATCAGGATGCGACGCTTGGTAGCAAACGGAAAGCCCTTTTTATTTTCATAATCTGTATAGGTCAGATCGGCTGTACGGCTACGCGCTATATTAATATCATCTAATTTACTGTGTTGCAGCAACTTATCACCATCTCCAATTGTTAATAGGTTTTTAAACCATTGCCCAAGGCTAAGTAATGCAATGGCATCACCCGTACGGTTGTAAGACACTACATTGCTATCTAAAAACACGGGGTTACCTAAAAGAAGGTTTTGAATGGTGGTCAAATCCAAAGGCAAGGCCGTTACTTCCTGCAGGTAATCTACACTGCGGGCTGTATAGGACTTGTTCAATTTATCAATGATCTTGACAGAGTCTTTTGTGATCAGGGCACGCAAGGCTTCAATACCCAAGATAGCATTGGCTGAAATCCAGATAGCGCTGTCTTTATACATGCGCACGGTGGCATTCACATCATAATTCTTGTCAGCAGCATCCCGGTAATCAATATTCACCTTGGCTGTAAATGTGGTAAAGTCTAGCTTATTGGCATTGATGGCTTGTAATGTATGCTGAATAAAAGCAAGGGAGTCTTTACGGGCATCAGAAATCACTGTTTGTGCAGCAGTAGTATCCTTTTTTGCTATCGCAGTTCCAATCTTTTTGGTAGACCGGCAAGACGCCATTATTATAACCAATCCTAAACAGCTTAATACGCTCTTCATAGCTTTATTTTTTTCCCGTAGACCCAAACCCGCCTTCGCTTCGCTCAGTACCGGATAGTACAGGGACTACTGTAAGTGTTGCTTTTTCTACTTTTTGAATGACCATCTGCGCAATGCGGTCGCCCGGCTGTATGATTTGTGGCTCAGTAGAAAGATTAATCAAGATAATCTTAATTTCTCCTCGATAGTCGCTATCAATCGTTCCAGGTGTGTTCAAGCAAGTAATTCCCTGCTTGATAGCCAACCCACTTCTGGGACGGATCTGTGCTTCAAAACCCTGGGGCAGTTCCATAAAAAGCCCCGTAGGTATCAGCTGCCGCTCCATTGGTGCCAGTGTAACCGGCGCTTCCAGAAAGGCCCTAAGATCCATACCGGCGGCTTCAGCTGTCGCATACTCCGGTAAAGGGTTATTAGATTGATTGATGATTTTGAGTTCCACCACTGCCATAAGCTTCCAAAGATAAGCTGCAGAGCAGAGAATGATGTTAAATGCGTTGCAATAAAACGGTGGCATAGGCCACTACCCCTTCTTTCCGGCCCACAAAGCCCATTTGTTCGGTGGTGGTAGCTTTAATGGAAATATCTTTTTCTGTAATACCTATAAGAGAGGCAATGGTTTGCTGCATTTGTGGTACATAGGGTTTTATTTTGGGCTCCTGTAAGCAAAGTGTACTATCAATATTCACTACGGCATAGCCTTCCTTTGCAATCAGTTTCACAGTATCCGCCAGCAACACCTTGCTATCAATATTCTTATACTTCATATCGGTATCAGGAAAGTGGACACCGATATCGCCCAGGCAAGCTGCGCCTAACATCGCATCGCAAATAGCATGCAGCAGCACATCGGCATCACTATGCCCAATTGCACCCACTGTATGGGGTACATGTACACCGCCTAACATTAAATCCCTGCCTTCACCTAACTGGTGGAAATCAACTCCTAATCCTATTCTAAATGCCATTTGTTTTTGATTTGCCGCAAAGATAGCCGAAAGGATTTCTGATTGCTGATTTGAAGATTTCTGATTTATGTTTCACGCAGAGGCGCTGAGAACGCGGAGAGATGAGGTTTCGCACAGAGGAAAGGAGAAAGAGAATATTGAACAAGGAACAAGGAAGGAAGAAGTGGAGGAAAGGCACAAGGGGCAAGAAACAAGGAACAAGAAAGGAAATGTTCAATGCCCAATTATCAATGTTCAAGGTACAAGGCACAAGATACAAGGTACAGGGAAAGAAAGGACTTGCTCTACAGGGGC
This genomic interval from Flavisolibacter tropicus contains the following:
- the ispF gene encoding 2-C-methyl-D-erythritol 2,4-cyclodiphosphate synthase; the protein is MAFRIGLGVDFHQLGEGRDLMLGGVHVPHTVGAIGHSDADVLLHAICDAMLGAACLGDIGVHFPDTDMKYKNIDSKVLLADTVKLIAKEGYAVVNIDSTLCLQEPKIKPYVPQMQQTIASLIGITEKDISIKATTTEQMGFVGRKEGVVAYATVLLQRI
- a CDS encoding DUF4292 domain-containing protein — its product is MKSVLSCLGLVIIMASCRSTKKIGTAIAKKDTTAAQTVISDARKDSLAFIQHTLQAINANKLDFTTFTAKVNIDYRDAADKNYDVNATVRMYKDSAIWISANAILGIEALRALITKDSVKIIDKLNKSYTARSVDYLQEVTALPLDLTTIQNLLLGNPVFLDSNVVSYNRTGDAIALLSLGQWFKNLLTIGDGDKLLQHSKLDDINIARSRTADLTYTDYENKKGFPFATKRRILISEKKKLDIKLDFKQYERNGDVSFPFSIPKNYERN
- the dut gene encoding dUTP diphosphatase produces the protein MAVVELKIINQSNNPLPEYATAEAAGMDLRAFLEAPVTLAPMERQLIPTGLFMELPQGFEAQIRPRSGLAIKQGITCLNTPGTIDSDYRGEIKIILINLSTEPQIIQPGDRIAQMVIQKVEKATLTVVPVLSGTERSEGGFGSTGKK